One segment of Scomber scombrus chromosome 3, fScoSco1.1, whole genome shotgun sequence DNA contains the following:
- the svbp gene encoding small vasohibin-binding protein: MEPACRKDKPKLNSTPTRGDRAKQKSAQQELKQRQRAEIYALNKVMTELEQQQFETFCKQMQSQGE; the protein is encoded by the exons ATGGAGCCTGCCTGCCGTAAAGACAAGCCGAAGCTGAACTCCACCCCGACCAGAGGAGACCGAGCCAAGCAGAAATCTGCACAGCAAGAGCtcaaacagaggcagagagcaGAG ATCTATGCTTTGAACAAGGTGATGACGGAGttggagcagcagcagtttgagaCCTTCTGTAAACAGATGCAGTCACAAGGAGAATGA
- the fbxo2 gene encoding F-box only protein 2 isoform X2, producing MTRNLLKNPSGEEQLEFWELTENGGSQWKVEDMPGDCGHDFCNDGVTKYFATSFELCLKRQVIDLLDEGYSGEQLDAQPTVSVEDWYCGRTDCGCTYQMTVCLLDDNHEVIQEYKPDPVTLDPDSDDCSWKQISHTFSDYGPGMRFISFEHGGQDTKFWDGWFGVRVTGSSVIVED from the exons ATGACCAGAAACCTGCTGAAGAATCCCAGTGGGGAAG AGCAGCTGGAATTCTGGGAGCTGACGGAGAACGGTGGGAGCCAGTGGAAGGTGGAGGACATGCCAGGAGACTGTGGCCATGACTTCTGCAATGACGGAGTGACCAAGTACTTTGCAACCTCCTTTGA GTTGTGTCTGAAGAGGCAGGTGATTGACTTGTTAGATGAGGGTTACTCCGGCGAACAGCTAGACGCTCAGCCTACCGTCTCAGTTGAGGACTG GTACTGTGGGAGGACGGACTGCGGCTGCACCTACCAAATGACCGTGTGTCTGCTGGATGATAATCACGAAGTCATTCAGGAGTACAAACCCGACCCGGTTACTCTCGACCCCGACAGTGACGACTGCTCATGGAAACAG ATCAGCCATACATTTTCCGACTACGGTCCAGGAATGCGCTTCATCTCCTTTGAGCACGGAGGACAAGACACCAAGTTCTGGGACGGCTGGTTTGGAGTGAGGGTCACCGGGAGCTCTGTTATTGTGGAGGACTga
- the fbxo2 gene encoding F-box only protein 2 isoform X1 yields the protein MTRNLLKNPSGEEQLEFWELTENGGSQWKVEDMPGDCGHDFCNDGVTKYFATSFELCLKRQVIDLLDEGYSGEQLDAQPTVSVEDWYCGRTDCGCTYQMTVCLLDDNHEVIQEYKPDPVTLDPDSDDCSWKQVRREGEMNSLNIQRLVLEYRGTLRSERSQFIISSFVVNGKDNFSLET from the exons ATGACCAGAAACCTGCTGAAGAATCCCAGTGGGGAAG AGCAGCTGGAATTCTGGGAGCTGACGGAGAACGGTGGGAGCCAGTGGAAGGTGGAGGACATGCCAGGAGACTGTGGCCATGACTTCTGCAATGACGGAGTGACCAAGTACTTTGCAACCTCCTTTGA GTTGTGTCTGAAGAGGCAGGTGATTGACTTGTTAGATGAGGGTTACTCCGGCGAACAGCTAGACGCTCAGCCTACCGTCTCAGTTGAGGACTG GTACTGTGGGAGGACGGACTGCGGCTGCACCTACCAAATGACCGTGTGTCTGCTGGATGATAATCACGAAGTCATTCAGGAGTACAAACCCGACCCGGTTACTCTCGACCCCGACAGTGACGACTGCTCATGGAAACAGGTACGCAGAGAGGGTGAGATGAATTCCCTGAACATTCAGAGGCTCGTCCTGGAGTACAGGGGAACACTAAGGTCAGAGAGATCTCAATTCATTATTTCCTCCTTTGTTGTCAATGGTAAGGACAATTTTTCCTTAGAGACTTAG